One Podarcis muralis chromosome Z, rPodMur119.hap1.1, whole genome shotgun sequence DNA segment encodes these proteins:
- the ATP1B4 gene encoding protein ATP1B4 isoform X1: MQKSIGELEKSCVNATSGGAKDHPLNYHQMPGNKNEEAAQRHGNEEEEEEVKKEMGKKTWGDMAKGMKTFLWNPETRRFMGRTAHSWGLILLFYLVLYLFLAGMFAFCMYMMLMTLSPYTPKHRDRVAPPGVMIRPHISSSVNIVFKSTDANSWQNYVDNLHAFLEDYDDKVQEQKNIKCNEGNYFIQDGEESGQRKACQFKRSTLNACSGIDDPSFGYSTGQPCILLKMNRIVGYKPGYGNPVTVSCNVHKGDAADIKTVAFYPSSTFDPMYFPYYGKHTHVNYTQPLVGIHFSDVAKDKEINVQCQLNGKGIINNFNSDRFLGRVVFMLKITT; encoded by the exons TGAACGCCACCTCTGGAGGTGCCAAGGACCACCCGCTCAACTATCACCAAATGCCA GGAAATAAGAATGAAGAGGCAGCTCAGCGACACggcaatgaggaggaggaggaggaggttaagAAAGAAATGGGCAAGAAAACCTGGGGCGATATGGCCAAGGGTATGAAAACCTTCCTTTGGAATCCTGAGACAAGGCGGTTCATGGGCAGAACAGCTCACAGCTGGG GCCTGATACTCTTATTTTACCTCGTTTTGTACTTGTTCCTGGCTGGGATGTTTGCATTTTGCATGTATATGATGTTAATGACTCTGAGCCCCTATACACCGAAGCACAGGGACAGAGTTGCTCCACCAG GAGTTATGATTAGACCACACATTAGCAGCTCAGTCAACATTGTGTTCAAATCCACTGACGCCAATTCGTGGCAGAATTATGTGGATAACCTGCATGCGTTCCTAGAAG ATTATGATGACAAAGTTCAAGAACAGAAGAACATTAAATGCAATGAAGGCAATTATTTCATCCAAGACGGTGAAGAAAGTGGCCAGAGAAAAGCTTGCCAATTCAAGCGATCCACATTAAATGCTTGTTCTGGAATAGATGATCCATCGTTTGGCTATTCAACAGGACAACCTTGCATCTTGCTGAAGATGAATAGA ATTGTAGGTTATAAACCTGGTTATGGGAATCCAGTGACTGTGAGCTGCAATGTACAC AAAGGTGATGCGGCAGATATCAAGACAGTGGCTTTCTACCCATCTTCAACATTTGATCCCATGTACTTCCCTTACTATGGCAAGCACACACAT GTAAATTATACACAACCATTGGTGGGCATTCATTTTTCGGACGTGGCAAAGGACAAAGAGATAAATGTTCAGTGCCAACTGAACGGCAAGGGTATCATCAACAACTTCAACAGTGACCGGTTTCTGGGGCGAGTAGTCTTCATGCTGAAAATCACAACATAG
- the ATP1B4 gene encoding protein ATP1B4 isoform X3 has protein sequence MPGNKNEEAAQRHGNEEEEEEVKKEMGKKTWGDMAKGMKTFLWNPETRRFMGRTAHSWGLILLFYLVLYLFLAGMFAFCMYMMLMTLSPYTPKHRDRVAPPGVMIRPHISSSVNIVFKSTDANSWQNYVDNLHAFLEDYDDKVQEQKNIKCNEGNYFIQDGEESGQRKACQFKRSTLNACSGIDDPSFGYSTGQPCILLKMNRIVGYKPGYGNPVTVSCNVHKGDAADIKTVAFYPSSTFDPMYFPYYGKHTHVNYTQPLVGIHFSDVAKDKEINVQCQLNGKGIINNFNSDRFLGRVVFMLKITT, from the exons ATGCCA GGAAATAAGAATGAAGAGGCAGCTCAGCGACACggcaatgaggaggaggaggaggaggttaagAAAGAAATGGGCAAGAAAACCTGGGGCGATATGGCCAAGGGTATGAAAACCTTCCTTTGGAATCCTGAGACAAGGCGGTTCATGGGCAGAACAGCTCACAGCTGGG GCCTGATACTCTTATTTTACCTCGTTTTGTACTTGTTCCTGGCTGGGATGTTTGCATTTTGCATGTATATGATGTTAATGACTCTGAGCCCCTATACACCGAAGCACAGGGACAGAGTTGCTCCACCAG GAGTTATGATTAGACCACACATTAGCAGCTCAGTCAACATTGTGTTCAAATCCACTGACGCCAATTCGTGGCAGAATTATGTGGATAACCTGCATGCGTTCCTAGAAG ATTATGATGACAAAGTTCAAGAACAGAAGAACATTAAATGCAATGAAGGCAATTATTTCATCCAAGACGGTGAAGAAAGTGGCCAGAGAAAAGCTTGCCAATTCAAGCGATCCACATTAAATGCTTGTTCTGGAATAGATGATCCATCGTTTGGCTATTCAACAGGACAACCTTGCATCTTGCTGAAGATGAATAGA ATTGTAGGTTATAAACCTGGTTATGGGAATCCAGTGACTGTGAGCTGCAATGTACAC AAAGGTGATGCGGCAGATATCAAGACAGTGGCTTTCTACCCATCTTCAACATTTGATCCCATGTACTTCCCTTACTATGGCAAGCACACACAT GTAAATTATACACAACCATTGGTGGGCATTCATTTTTCGGACGTGGCAAAGGACAAAGAGATAAATGTTCAGTGCCAACTGAACGGCAAGGGTATCATCAACAACTTCAACAGTGACCGGTTTCTGGGGCGAGTAGTCTTCATGCTGAAAATCACAACATAG
- the ATP1B4 gene encoding protein ATP1B4 isoform X2 codes for MEVNATSGGAKDHPLNYHQMPGNKNEEAAQRHGNEEEEEEVKKEMGKKTWGDMAKGMKTFLWNPETRRFMGRTAHSWGLILLFYLVLYLFLAGMFAFCMYMMLMTLSPYTPKHRDRVAPPGVMIRPHISSSVNIVFKSTDANSWQNYVDNLHAFLEDYDDKVQEQKNIKCNEGNYFIQDGEESGQRKACQFKRSTLNACSGIDDPSFGYSTGQPCILLKMNRIVGYKPGYGNPVTVSCNVHKGDAADIKTVAFYPSSTFDPMYFPYYGKHTHVNYTQPLVGIHFSDVAKDKEINVQCQLNGKGIINNFNSDRFLGRVVFMLKITT; via the exons ATGGAAGTGAACGCCACCTCTGGAGGTGCCAAGGACCACCCGCTCAACTATCACCAAATGCCA GGAAATAAGAATGAAGAGGCAGCTCAGCGACACggcaatgaggaggaggaggaggaggttaagAAAGAAATGGGCAAGAAAACCTGGGGCGATATGGCCAAGGGTATGAAAACCTTCCTTTGGAATCCTGAGACAAGGCGGTTCATGGGCAGAACAGCTCACAGCTGGG GCCTGATACTCTTATTTTACCTCGTTTTGTACTTGTTCCTGGCTGGGATGTTTGCATTTTGCATGTATATGATGTTAATGACTCTGAGCCCCTATACACCGAAGCACAGGGACAGAGTTGCTCCACCAG GAGTTATGATTAGACCACACATTAGCAGCTCAGTCAACATTGTGTTCAAATCCACTGACGCCAATTCGTGGCAGAATTATGTGGATAACCTGCATGCGTTCCTAGAAG ATTATGATGACAAAGTTCAAGAACAGAAGAACATTAAATGCAATGAAGGCAATTATTTCATCCAAGACGGTGAAGAAAGTGGCCAGAGAAAAGCTTGCCAATTCAAGCGATCCACATTAAATGCTTGTTCTGGAATAGATGATCCATCGTTTGGCTATTCAACAGGACAACCTTGCATCTTGCTGAAGATGAATAGA ATTGTAGGTTATAAACCTGGTTATGGGAATCCAGTGACTGTGAGCTGCAATGTACAC AAAGGTGATGCGGCAGATATCAAGACAGTGGCTTTCTACCCATCTTCAACATTTGATCCCATGTACTTCCCTTACTATGGCAAGCACACACAT GTAAATTATACACAACCATTGGTGGGCATTCATTTTTCGGACGTGGCAAAGGACAAAGAGATAAATGTTCAGTGCCAACTGAACGGCAAGGGTATCATCAACAACTTCAACAGTGACCGGTTTCTGGGGCGAGTAGTCTTCATGCTGAAAATCACAACATAG